A segment of the Brevibacterium zhoupengii genome:
GGCAGCGGCCGTCGAGGGTTTCGCAGCCGATGCACCTGACAATCCCGCGCTGCAGTTCGGGACGTGGCTGGGCATCGGGCATGCCCGGGCGACAGAGAAGCTCGTACTCGCAGAGACCACACCCACGTTGTCGGGGTTGAGCAAGTGGGTCGAGCAGCTCGTAGCCGAATCTCTGGGCAAAGACGGTCAGGGCATCCTGCCTGTCGTTGTCGAGGGTACAGGCGACGTCGGCTTCTCTGATGCCCGAGCCGACGCCATGTTGTGCACTCTCGGTCCCGCCACCGATGTCACGGCACCTTCGGGCTTCGATTCTGACCTGGACGGTGCACTCGGTGAGCTGTTCGTGTTCTGGGAGTTCGCCACTGCCATCGCCGGGTACAGCATCGGGGTCGACCCGTTCGACCAGCCGGATGTTGAGTCAGCGAAGAAACATGCCAGGCAGGCTCTTTCACAGGGTTCGTCGAGTGCACCCGCGCAGCCGGTGTTCCGCGAGGAGCAGGTCGAGATCTTCGGCCAGTTCGACGAGGCCACTGATCTCGTCGGCGCGATCGCAGAGCTCTTCGCACAGGTCGATGAGTACGGGTATGTCGGTGTGCAGGCGTTCCTCGACCGCATCGCCGATGCCCAGGCCGAGGATCTCCGCGGACTGGTCTCCCAGCATGCGGGTGTGCAGACCACGTTCGGATTCGGACCACGGTATCTGCATTCGACGGGTCAGTACCATAAGGGCGGCCATCCCAACGGGGTATATCTGCAGATCACTGCTGAGCCCCGGACGGATCTGCTGGTTCCCGGACGCGACTACGGCTTCACCGAACTGCAGCGGGCACAGGCCCTCGGCGATGCTGCCGCATTGGAGGAGAAGGGCCGTCCCGTCCTCCGGGTTCATCTGCTCGACCGGGCACAGGGTCTCGAGCAGCTGCGTCGCGCGATTGCGGAGGTCGAACCCAAACATCATTTCGGTGTCGACTGACTGACGACGGACTCACCGACCGCCAGTTCGGCTGAAATCATCTGCTGACGACGAAGGACCCTGACCATGGTCAGGGTCCTTCGTCGTACTACGTGGTTACGGGATTCCGGCAGACGCGCTCAGGCGTTGAATCGGGTGATGAGACCCAGCAGAATGATGCACGCGCCCCAGATGATCGCCATCAGGGTCGTGAACCGGTTGAGGTTGCGCTCGGCGACACCCGACGATCCCAGCGATGAGGACATGCCTCCACCGAACATGTCTGACATGCCTCCGCCCTTGCCCTTGTGCATGAGGATGAGGAGAGTCAGGAAGATGCTCGTGAGGACGAGCAGCACGATGAGTACAATGTTGAGGATTTCCACGTCGAGAACTACCTATATTTCGTCAGAGGATGTGTTGGTCAGTCTACTTTGCTACTGCGGCCTTGCACAAAGCGGCGAAATCGGGCCCGTTGAGGCTCGCTCCACCGACGAGTGCGCCGTCGACATCGTCGGATGCGAGAATCTCAGCGACATTGTCGGTCTTGACCGAACCACCGTAGAGGATACGAGTGCTCGATGCCAATGCGGAGCCGTACTTCTCTTCGAGGTGGGCACGGATGGCCGCCGCCATCTCTGCAGCGTCGTCAGCTGTCGCGGTCTCCCCTGTGCCGATCGCCCAGACAGGTTCGTAGGCGATGACGAGCCCCTCGAGCGCTGCCGAGTCGAATCCGTTCAAGGACTCTTCGAGCTGCGTGAGGGTGAAGTCCACATGGGTCTTCTCCTGACGCTGTTCCAGTGATTCGCCGATGCACAGGATCGGGGTGATGTCCTGGGCGAGGGCCGCTTTGACCTTGGCCGCGACGACGTCGTTGGTCTCATGATTGTTCGCGCGCCGTTCGCTGTGTCCGACGACGACGTAGGTGCAGCCGAGGCGGGACAGGAATGATGCGGCGATCTCTCCGGTATGAGCACCTGGTTCGTGTTGGGAGACGTCTTGGGCCCCATAGCTCAGCCACAGTTTGTCGCCTTGGATGAGTGTCTGCACGGACCGGATGTCGGTGAACGGAGGGATGACGACGACATCGCACTGCGTCCCGTCGAGTTTGGCGTCTTCGAGTGCCCAGGCAAGCTTCTGGACACTGGAGATCGCTTCGAGGTGGTCGTGGTTCATCTTCCAGTTGCCGGCCAGAAGCAGGGTGCGGTCGCTCATAGTCGTCTTCTTTCTCACGCGAGTGCTTCGAGTCCGGGCAGCGTCTTGCCTTCGAGGTATTCGAGGCTGGCGCCTCCACCGGTGGAGATATGGCCGAAATCGTCATCGGCGAAGCCGAGCGTGCGCACGGCCGCTGCCGAATCGCCTCCGCCGACGACGGTCAGTCGTGCATTGTCAGCGCCCGCCTCGTTGGTCAGTGCGGCCGCAACGGCCTTGGTTCCGGCGGCGAAGGCAGGGAATTCGAAGACTCCCATGGGGCCGTTCCAGAACACTGTCGTCGAGTTCGAGATGATCTCGGCGTATGCCTGTGCCGAGTCGGGTCCGATGTCGAGGCCCAAGCCCTGCGCACCGGCCGAGGTGGATTCGAGGTCTGCGATGGGACGCACCCAGTTCTCTGCCTCGGCTGCGAACGATGCGGCCATGACGATGTCCGTGGGCAGGACGATGTTCGCGCCCCCGTCCTCGGCGCGTTTGAGGTAGCCCTTGACGTCGTCGACGCGGTCCTTCTCCACGAGGCTGGACCCGATGTCGTGGCCGAGCGCGGCGAGGAAGGTGAAGACCATTCCGCCGCCGATGAGGAGGTTGTCGGCACGGTCGATGAGATTGTCGATGACGCCGAGCTTGTCGGAGACCTTCGACCCGCCGAGGACGACGGTGAAGGGCCTCTGTGGCGAGTTCAGCAGACGATCGCTGACTTCGACCTCGGCCCGAACGAGAGATCCGGCGTAGTGGGGCAGCAGTGCCGCGATGTCATAGACCGAGGCCTGCTTGCGATGGACGACTCCGAAGCCGTCGGAGACGAAGTCGTCTGCCAGTTCGGCCAGCTGTGCGGCGAAGGTCCGCCGTTCGCTGTCATCCTTCGAAGTCTCGCCCGGGTTGAAGCGCAGGTTCTCGAGCAGGAGAACCTCACCGTCGGCCAGTTCCGCTGCTTTGGACCTCGCCTCCTCACCGACTGTGTCGGCGGCGAATGCGACATCGCGGCCGATCGCCTTCGCGAGTTCGGGAGCCAGCGGATGAAGCGAGAACTGCGGGTCGGGTTCGCCCTTGGGCCGTCCCAGGTGGGACATGACGATCACCCGCGCCCCCGCCTCGGCGAGGGCCTTGATCGTGCCGGCCGAGGCCAGGATGCGACCACGGTCGGTGATCGTGCCCTCGTCCATCGGCACGTTTAAGTCACTGCGAACGAGGACCGTGCGGTGGGAGAAGATCTGCGGGTCGTCGTAGGTCCTCATTTGTTCCTTTCACCGAGGATGTAGCTGACCATGTCTTTGAGGCGGTTGGTGTAGCCCCATTCGTTGTCGTACCAGGCCACGACCTTGATCTGGTTCCCGAGCGTCATCGTGAGCTGGGAATCGACGATCGCCGAGGCGGTGGTGCCGACGATGTCGGTCGACACCAG
Coding sequences within it:
- the secG gene encoding preprotein translocase subunit SecG, whose translation is MEILNIVLIVLLVLTSIFLTLLILMHKGKGGGMSDMFGGGMSSSLGSSGVAERNLNRFTTLMAIIWGACIILLGLITRFNA
- the tpiA gene encoding triose-phosphate isomerase: MSDRTLLLAGNWKMNHDHLEAISSVQKLAWALEDAKLDGTQCDVVVIPPFTDIRSVQTLIQGDKLWLSYGAQDVSQHEPGAHTGEIAASFLSRLGCTYVVVGHSERRANNHETNDVVAAKVKAALAQDITPILCIGESLEQRQEKTHVDFTLTQLEESLNGFDSAALEGLVIAYEPVWAIGTGETATADDAAEMAAAIRAHLEEKYGSALASSTRILYGGSVKTDNVAEILASDDVDGALVGGASLNGPDFAALCKAAVAK
- a CDS encoding phosphoglycerate kinase, whose protein sequence is MRTYDDPQIFSHRTVLVRSDLNVPMDEGTITDRGRILASAGTIKALAEAGARVIVMSHLGRPKGEPDPQFSLHPLAPELAKAIGRDVAFAADTVGEEARSKAAELADGEVLLLENLRFNPGETSKDDSERRTFAAQLAELADDFVSDGFGVVHRKQASVYDIAALLPHYAGSLVRAEVEVSDRLLNSPQRPFTVVLGGSKVSDKLGVIDNLIDRADNLLIGGGMVFTFLAALGHDIGSSLVEKDRVDDVKGYLKRAEDGGANIVLPTDIVMAASFAAEAENWVRPIADLESTSAGAQGLGLDIGPDSAQAYAEIISNSTTVFWNGPMGVFEFPAFAAGTKAVAAALTNEAGADNARLTVVGGGDSAAAVRTLGFADDDFGHISTGGGASLEYLEGKTLPGLEALA
- a CDS encoding glucose-6-phosphate isomerase, producing the protein MRLQHSVPVTEDYEAEAARLLESRVPSRLAAKDATLFTDAVDPVPRMGWVDLPQRAAELVDEIESLRSRLESQGLRSISLTGMGGSSLAPEVMAQSAGVRLEVVDSTDPNQVAEAIGTDLSHTVLIVASKSGTTIETDAIRRAFSAAFESVGIDPASRLIAITDPGTELDALATEQGFLATFHADPTVGGRYSALSAFGLVPAGLAGVDIRAIAASAAAAVEGFAADAPDNPALQFGTWLGIGHARATEKLVLAETTPTLSGLSKWVEQLVAESLGKDGQGILPVVVEGTGDVGFSDARADAMLCTLGPATDVTAPSGFDSDLDGALGELFVFWEFATAIAGYSIGVDPFDQPDVESAKKHARQALSQGSSSAPAQPVFREEQVEIFGQFDEATDLVGAIAELFAQVDEYGYVGVQAFLDRIADAQAEDLRGLVSQHAGVQTTFGFGPRYLHSTGQYHKGGHPNGVYLQITAEPRTDLLVPGRDYGFTELQRAQALGDAAALEEKGRPVLRVHLLDRAQGLEQLRRAIAEVEPKHHFGVD